One part of the Sphingobacterium sp. LZ7M1 genome encodes these proteins:
- a CDS encoding glycoside hydrolase family 32 protein yields MKKLTLLILSVLLSAGLTAAEITLKINKKYLNFPISNTQDRKKMEFKPDGHDTWSVVVRLAPEHADYWVFYDVSHLKGKNLKITFDGDEKALKQIYQADEIKGQESLYQEQNRPQFHFSTKRGWINDPNGLVYYDGEYHLFYQHNPMEREWENMHWGHAVSKDLLHWEELPTALYPDKLGTMFSGSAIIDYNNTAGYNKGEKPAMIAFYTAASADRQVQCMAYSLDNGRTWTKYDKNPLIDSKEKWNSQDTRDPKVFYHDPSKHWVMVLNELDGHSIYTSSNLKDWTYQSHVSGFWECPELFELAVDGDQNNKKWVMYGATGTYMIGSFDGKKFTPEAGKYFYNAGHLYAAQTYSNIPEKDGRRIQIGWGRIPQGDMPFNGMMMLPTELTLRNTKDGPRLFSVPIKETEKLFNKVDSWTNLTAAKANELLHKYSDKDKLRIKTKIKLSHATDAGFNLYAQRMISYDMNSNMLNGMFYSPQDPTSMELSADIYIDRTSIEVFFDNGIYSSYLDRKPDKNNTEGYHFWGNNIEILELEVYGVKGIW; encoded by the coding sequence ATGAAAAAACTAACCCTGCTTATCCTGTCGGTCTTGCTGAGTGCTGGCCTTACTGCCGCTGAAATCACCTTAAAGATCAATAAGAAATACCTCAATTTTCCGATATCCAATACGCAGGATCGGAAGAAAATGGAATTTAAACCAGATGGACATGATACTTGGTCAGTAGTTGTTAGGCTAGCCCCTGAGCATGCAGATTATTGGGTGTTTTACGATGTGTCCCATTTAAAGGGGAAAAATCTAAAAATCACCTTTGATGGAGATGAGAAGGCCTTAAAGCAGATCTATCAAGCTGATGAGATCAAGGGTCAGGAAAGTCTATATCAAGAGCAGAATCGCCCTCAATTCCATTTCTCTACCAAAAGGGGATGGATCAATGATCCTAATGGTTTAGTTTACTATGATGGAGAATACCATTTGTTTTACCAGCACAACCCTATGGAAAGGGAGTGGGAAAACATGCATTGGGGCCATGCTGTCAGTAAAGATTTGCTTCATTGGGAGGAGTTGCCTACAGCCTTATATCCAGATAAATTGGGGACCATGTTTTCTGGTTCTGCAATTATCGACTATAATAATACCGCTGGTTACAATAAGGGGGAGAAGCCAGCCATGATTGCCTTTTACACAGCAGCTAGTGCCGACAGACAGGTTCAGTGCATGGCTTACAGTCTTGACAATGGAAGAACCTGGACCAAATATGATAAGAACCCATTGATTGATTCCAAGGAGAAGTGGAACAGTCAGGATACTAGGGATCCCAAAGTCTTCTACCATGATCCTTCAAAACATTGGGTGATGGTTCTCAACGAGCTAGATGGTCATTCCATTTACACTTCAAGTAATTTGAAGGACTGGACCTATCAAAGTCATGTCTCCGGTTTTTGGGAGTGCCCAGAATTATTTGAACTTGCGGTTGACGGCGACCAGAATAATAAAAAATGGGTTATGTACGGAGCTACTGGTACTTATATGATCGGTTCATTTGATGGCAAGAAATTTACGCCTGAGGCTGGCAAGTACTTTTATAATGCAGGACATCTCTATGCTGCGCAGACTTATAGCAATATTCCTGAAAAAGATGGCAGAAGGATTCAGATCGGCTGGGGGAGGATCCCTCAAGGTGATATGCCCTTTAATGGGATGATGATGCTTCCTACGGAATTGACCTTAAGAAATACCAAAGATGGACCGCGACTATTCAGTGTCCCAATTAAGGAAACCGAGAAACTCTTTAACAAGGTCGATTCCTGGACGAATTTAACGGCAGCGAAAGCTAACGAGTTATTGCATAAATACAGTGATAAGGACAAATTGCGCATAAAAACAAAGATCAAACTTTCCCATGCCACTGATGCAGGATTCAATCTATATGCCCAAAGGATGATCAGTTACGATATGAATTCCAACATGCTGAATGGCATGTTCTATTCACCACAGGACCCGACGAGCATGGAACTATCAGCTGATATCTATATCGACAGAACATCCATCGAAGTTTTTTTCGACAACGGAATCTATTCCAGCTACCTAGATCGCAAACCCGATAAAAACAATACGGAAGGCTACCATTTCTGGGGAAACAATATTGAAATATTAGAACTTGAAGTCTATGGTGTAAAAGGAATTTGGTAA
- a CDS encoding ABC-F family ATP-binding cassette domain-containing protein, protein MINVNNISVSFGGTTLFSDVTFSINENDKIALMGKNGAGKSTLLKIIAGVGKPTTGNVTGPKDAVIAYLPQHLLTKDNMTVFEETSKAFEEVYKMRDELEELNEQLNIRTDYETDDYMRLIERVSELSEKFYSIEETNYDAEVEKVLKGLGFERSDFNRQTSEFSGGWRMRIELAKILLKKPDLILLDEPTNHMDIESIEWLEDFLVNQAKAVIVISHDRAFVDNITNRTIEVTMGKIYDYKAKYSHYLELRKERRLHQLKAYEEQQRFIADNQEFIDRFKGTYSKTLQVQSRVKMLEKLEIIEIDEVDNSALRLKFPPSPRSGTYPVIVEDLTKTYGDHLVFQKANMVIERGQKVAFVGKNGEGKSTMIKAIMGEIDFEGTLKVGHNAKIGYFAQNQAALLDEDLTVFETIDQIAVGDVRVKIKDLLGAFMFSGDDTTKKVKVLSGGEKTRLAMIKLLLEPVNVLILDEPTNHLDMKTKDIIKDALQDFDGTLILVSHDRDFLDGLATKVFEFGNKRVREHFEDIKGFLEYKKMNSLKEIEK, encoded by the coding sequence GTGATCAATGTAAATAACATCTCCGTTTCCTTTGGGGGAACAACTCTTTTTTCCGATGTGACCTTCTCAATCAATGAGAATGACAAAATCGCCTTAATGGGTAAGAATGGTGCGGGTAAATCCACTTTATTAAAGATTATTGCTGGTGTTGGGAAACCAACAACAGGAAATGTAACTGGTCCTAAAGATGCCGTAATCGCATATTTACCGCAGCATTTGTTGACCAAGGATAATATGACCGTATTTGAGGAAACTTCAAAGGCATTTGAAGAGGTCTATAAAATGCGTGATGAACTGGAGGAGCTTAATGAACAGTTGAATATCCGTACCGATTATGAAACGGATGATTACATGAGATTGATCGAACGTGTTTCCGAACTGAGCGAGAAATTCTATTCTATTGAAGAGACAAATTACGATGCTGAGGTTGAAAAGGTATTGAAGGGATTGGGCTTTGAGCGCTCAGATTTCAATCGTCAAACTTCTGAATTTTCAGGAGGATGGCGTATGCGGATCGAATTGGCGAAAATCCTATTAAAGAAACCAGACCTGATCTTGTTGGATGAGCCGACCAACCATATGGATATCGAGAGTATTGAATGGTTAGAGGATTTCTTGGTCAATCAGGCAAAGGCGGTGATCGTGATTTCCCATGACCGCGCATTCGTAGATAATATTACCAATAGAACCATTGAGGTGACCATGGGTAAAATCTACGACTACAAGGCCAAATACAGCCATTATTTGGAACTTCGCAAGGAACGTAGATTGCACCAATTGAAGGCTTATGAAGAGCAACAACGCTTTATCGCCGATAATCAAGAATTTATTGACCGTTTCAAAGGGACTTATTCCAAAACATTACAGGTTCAGTCTAGGGTTAAGATGTTGGAAAAATTGGAGATCATTGAAATCGATGAAGTTGACAATTCAGCTTTGCGCCTGAAATTCCCGCCTTCACCAAGGTCAGGAACTTATCCTGTCATTGTTGAAGATCTCACCAAGACCTATGGTGACCATTTGGTATTCCAAAAGGCAAATATGGTCATTGAGCGTGGACAGAAGGTAGCTTTTGTAGGCAAGAATGGTGAGGGTAAATCCACGATGATCAAAGCGATCATGGGTGAGATCGACTTTGAAGGTACCTTAAAAGTTGGCCACAATGCAAAAATCGGTTATTTTGCCCAAAATCAGGCTGCTTTATTGGATGAAGATCTAACCGTATTTGAAACTATCGATCAGATTGCAGTTGGTGATGTACGGGTTAAGATCAAGGATCTTCTAGGAGCATTTATGTTTAGCGGTGATGATACGACGAAAAAGGTAAAGGTTCTTTCTGGGGGTGAAAAAACGAGATTGGCCATGATCAAGTTGTTGTTGGAGCCCGTAAATGTATTGATTCTGGATGAGCCTACCAACCATTTGGATATGAAAACTAAAGATATCATCAAAGATGCTCTGCAGGATTTTGATGGCACCTTGATTTTGGTTTCCCACGACCGCGATTTCTTGGATGGATTGGCAACCAAGGTTTTTGAATTCGGAAACAAACGCGTACGTGAGCATTTTGAAGACATCAAAGGATTCTTGGAATACAAGAAAATGAATAGCTTGAAAGAGATAGAGAAATAA
- a CDS encoding OmpA family protein has translation MNKKTILLGILPAFLTVMSCNNSANKDAEANQDSITSSTVDTTVSTSTVPASTSFNPESLAEATADMGQFPYYSIPEWVDAKSSYGFDRESDFGKIEFYTGNSFYPLEGKVKVKGYAMNGTWDEYKFVQSFAKHFESLGAKKLFEGQIPQDQIDALNKAKNKDSYYFDFATSNMENLVTYGLKKEGKLVLFAIASNSAYAAIYTGESDAFKQTVGIIKADKIEKDLNEKGKSVLHINFDTDKATLKADGKDVVSEIGKVLNSNASLKLDINGYTDNVGNADHNLKLSKDRANTVLSTLVQDGIDKSRLTANGFGANDFIADNNTDVGKEQNRRVELVKK, from the coding sequence ATGAACAAAAAAACCATTTTATTAGGTATACTGCCGGCATTCCTGACCGTGATGTCCTGTAATAATTCGGCTAATAAAGATGCTGAGGCCAATCAAGATAGTATTACTTCTTCCACTGTTGATACAACGGTAAGTACTTCCACCGTTCCAGCCTCAACTTCCTTCAACCCGGAATCTTTAGCAGAAGCAACCGCAGATATGGGGCAATTTCCATATTATTCCATCCCAGAATGGGTGGATGCAAAAAGCAGCTATGGTTTCGATAGGGAATCGGATTTTGGAAAAATTGAGTTCTATACAGGAAATTCATTTTACCCACTGGAGGGAAAGGTCAAGGTGAAGGGATATGCCATGAATGGAACTTGGGATGAATATAAATTTGTTCAATCCTTTGCCAAACATTTCGAAAGCCTTGGCGCTAAAAAGTTGTTTGAAGGACAAATTCCACAGGACCAAATTGATGCCTTGAATAAAGCTAAGAACAAGGATAGCTATTATTTCGATTTTGCAACCTCCAATATGGAGAATCTTGTAACCTATGGCCTGAAGAAAGAGGGTAAACTGGTCCTTTTTGCTATTGCTAGCAATTCTGCCTATGCTGCAATTTATACGGGAGAAAGTGATGCTTTCAAACAGACTGTAGGCATCATTAAAGCAGATAAAATTGAAAAGGATTTGAACGAAAAAGGAAAATCTGTCCTACACATTAATTTTGATACGGATAAAGCCACATTGAAAGCTGATGGCAAAGATGTTGTTTCGGAAATTGGCAAGGTCCTGAATTCCAATGCGAGCTTGAAATTAGATATCAATGGATATACAGATAACGTAGGCAATGCAGACCATAATCTAAAACTATCAAAAGATCGAGCTAATACGGTTCTTTCTACTTTAGTTCAGGATGGAATCGATAAATCAAGGCTTACCGCAAATGGTTTTGGAGCCAATGATTTTATCGCTGACAACAATACCGATGTTGGAAAAGAGCAAAATAGGAGAGTCGAATTGGTAAAAAAATAA